One genomic window of Sodaliphilus pleomorphus includes the following:
- a CDS encoding DUF2586 family protein has product MSTSLKIERQNGNVVKALPGEDHITGFMAYLATGDIPAGFKSEHVQALSSIEAAEAAGIIDHTTGADGEETPAAWGLRVIHYHLSEIYRLNPGVSLYVGIFEKPTGSNMTFAEIKTVQNYAGSRIRQMGVWCGDRALSEDDLVTLQGIGDNLAESAGELSIIYAPKVDSVQTLPTDIAGGGKNRVSVVIGQAGSGMGAELYKDAKNSAKASVSGLGVVLGLVSSAKVHQCIAWVKEFPTGVSVPAFGDGTLLRDMDRAMVEQLDTARYLFFDTKTGQAGSYMNDSHTMDSAQSDYASIESVRTMDKAVRGVRAYIIPELGGNVYVDADSGQLASYTVAYLETVANHALEDMERAGELSGYKAEIDPAQDVAATSTVDIVIKQVAVPVMRHVRIKIGFAKSV; this is encoded by the coding sequence ATGAGCACCAGCCTTAAAATAGAGCGTCAGAACGGCAATGTCGTTAAGGCGTTGCCCGGTGAGGACCATATAACCGGCTTTATGGCATATTTAGCCACCGGTGATATTCCTGCGGGCTTCAAAAGTGAGCATGTGCAGGCCCTGAGCAGCATAGAAGCTGCGGAGGCAGCCGGAATTATCGACCATACGACCGGCGCCGACGGAGAGGAAACCCCGGCAGCCTGGGGCCTGCGGGTAATACATTACCACCTGAGCGAAATTTACAGGCTTAACCCCGGTGTGAGCCTGTATGTGGGAATCTTCGAGAAACCGACAGGCAGCAATATGACATTTGCCGAAATAAAGACCGTGCAGAATTATGCCGGCAGCAGAATCCGGCAAATGGGTGTATGGTGCGGCGACCGTGCATTGTCAGAAGATGACCTCGTAACATTACAGGGCATTGGCGATAATCTGGCCGAGAGTGCCGGGGAATTGTCGATAATCTACGCGCCGAAAGTGGACAGCGTGCAGACACTTCCCACTGATATAGCCGGCGGCGGCAAAAACCGTGTGAGCGTGGTAATCGGACAGGCCGGCAGCGGTATGGGTGCCGAACTGTATAAGGACGCAAAGAACAGCGCGAAAGCGAGCGTAAGCGGTCTGGGCGTGGTGCTGGGCCTTGTGAGCAGCGCCAAAGTGCACCAGTGCATTGCGTGGGTGAAAGAGTTCCCCACAGGCGTAAGCGTTCCGGCTTTTGGCGACGGCACGTTGCTGCGCGATATGGACCGCGCCATGGTGGAGCAACTGGACACTGCGCGTTACCTATTCTTTGACACCAAGACGGGACAAGCCGGCAGCTATATGAACGACAGCCACACCATGGACTCGGCGCAGAGCGACTACGCGAGCATTGAAAGCGTGCGCACCATGGACAAGGCCGTGCGCGGAGTGCGCGCCTATATTATCCCCGAGCTGGGCGGTAATGTGTATGTGGATGCAGACAGCGGCCAGCTTGCAAGTTATACGGTGGCTTATCTGGAGACGGTGGCGAACCATGCCCTCGAGGATATGGAGCGCGCCGGGGAACTGAGCGGCTACAAGGCCGAAATTGACCCTGCCCAGGATGTTGCTGCCACGTCGACGGTAGACATTGTAATCAAGCAGGTGGCAGTGCCTGTAATGCGCCACGTGAGAATTAAAATCGGCTTTGCAAAAAGCGTATAA
- a CDS encoding toxin glutamine deamidase domain-containing protein: protein MYENDLLQLADAPDKPDFDDTAFFDAAGMVYRAGAFDASQLATPEARRLIAETLRHLDTAIAAGIPNETPEVVRYALENNAFIFSGFKAFHTLREVGLSLTTDKGDIKPFEQFRKDVETVNNRYNHNYLYAEYNHAVGASLMASRWQQIEKDGDRYDLQYRTAQDDRVREDHAILHGTTLPPSDPFWSLYLPPNGWNCRCTAVQVRKGKYPQSDPGLAMLRGNNCTDAAKQQIFRYNPGKDLQLFPPKHPYYKAPKAAKQVIDQLSEEQKREQRIAEIIAELPDTLTEAEKKPIAEHCLEIEKALGITKGKPMSVDDADKQHANPNYGKERGYGINCQTCSPAYALRLMGFNVTAKSNTPGTKLEYLSRGNQLWEQWQNLDGTPAKHTSLNDWMDGKKFKRMTQKRYVEFFNEICKEPGVYMLSIGWKGGGGHATILQRFADGTLRYIEPQLDNSKGSGRESHDLNWLGKNGAATNHGCRGIMRVDNKLFNVAFAEIFDK from the coding sequence TTGTATGAAAATGATTTGCTGCAACTCGCGGACGCGCCAGATAAGCCCGATTTTGACGATACGGCCTTTTTTGACGCTGCCGGTATGGTTTATCGCGCCGGGGCGTTCGACGCTTCACAACTTGCAACCCCGGAAGCTCGCCGGCTCATCGCTGAAACGCTTCGGCATCTGGATACGGCTATCGCTGCCGGCATACCAAACGAAACGCCCGAAGTGGTCCGCTATGCTTTGGAAAATAATGCTTTTATTTTCTCAGGGTTTAAGGCTTTCCACACTCTCCGCGAAGTGGGGCTATCCCTGACAACCGACAAAGGCGACATTAAACCTTTTGAGCAGTTCCGCAAGGACGTGGAAACGGTCAATAACCGCTATAATCATAACTACCTCTATGCGGAATATAATCACGCGGTCGGCGCGTCTCTTATGGCATCACGCTGGCAGCAGATTGAAAAGGACGGCGACCGTTACGACCTCCAGTATCGCACAGCCCAGGACGACCGCGTCCGTGAGGATCACGCTATTTTGCACGGCACAACGCTGCCACCCTCCGACCCGTTCTGGTCGCTGTATCTTCCGCCCAACGGCTGGAACTGCCGCTGCACTGCCGTACAGGTACGCAAGGGGAAATATCCCCAGAGCGACCCCGGCCTCGCTATGTTGCGCGGTAATAACTGCACCGACGCCGCCAAACAGCAGATTTTCCGGTATAATCCCGGCAAGGACCTGCAACTGTTCCCGCCTAAACACCCGTATTACAAGGCCCCCAAAGCGGCCAAACAGGTAATTGACCAGCTAAGTGAGGAACAAAAGCGGGAGCAGCGCATCGCCGAAATTATAGCGGAGCTGCCCGATACTTTGACTGAAGCGGAGAAAAAGCCTATTGCAGAACACTGTCTGGAAATAGAAAAAGCCCTCGGCATTACAAAAGGCAAGCCTATGAGCGTAGACGACGCTGACAAGCAGCACGCGAACCCGAATTATGGGAAAGAGCGTGGCTATGGTATAAACTGCCAAACCTGTTCGCCAGCCTATGCTCTGCGGCTTATGGGCTTCAATGTAACAGCAAAGTCTAACACTCCAGGCACAAAATTGGAATATCTTAGCCGGGGCAACCAACTGTGGGAACAGTGGCAAAATCTCGACGGAACACCGGCAAAACATACCAGCCTTAACGACTGGATGGACGGTAAAAAGTTCAAACGTATGACACAAAAAAGGTATGTGGAATTTTTCAACGAGATTTGCAAAGAGCCAGGTGTTTATATGCTTTCAATCGGATGGAAAGGCGGGGGCGGTCATGCTACCATTTTACAGCGTTTTGCCGATGGTACTCTGCGCTATATTGAGCCGCAGCTCGACAACTCAAAAGGTTCTGGACGTGAAAGCCACGATTTGAATTGGCTCGGTAAAAACGGCGCGGCAACCAATCACGGCTGCCGCGGTATAATGCGAGTTGATAACAAACTATTTAATGTCGCTTTCGCTGAGATTTTCGACAAATGA
- a CDS encoding DUF6046 domain-containing protein: MKLPISINLAAMSWAQHEAKRLVRFKKGRTGQPPSWEGHGEDITTHTAGQPLTDRAYWEGRYVLCELRIENEAGEGVTLADAVVSVSRERRIVSTALVGRDGTVKEYINEGDWAISIVVGLQGVQDGVMADVWPDAQVRELRKLLETKEALRVQSSFLDVWGISRMVVKSISATQQTDSNYQTMSISAVSDEDYEIFSNDYEAPKGAE; the protein is encoded by the coding sequence ATGAAACTACCAATAAGCATAAACCTGGCCGCGATGAGCTGGGCACAGCATGAGGCCAAACGCCTTGTGCGTTTCAAAAAAGGCCGTACCGGTCAGCCGCCGAGCTGGGAGGGACACGGCGAAGATATAACGACCCACACAGCCGGTCAGCCGTTGACGGACCGGGCGTACTGGGAGGGCCGTTATGTGCTGTGTGAACTTCGGATAGAGAACGAAGCCGGCGAGGGGGTAACGCTTGCGGATGCAGTAGTAAGCGTGAGCCGGGAGCGCCGGATAGTGAGCACTGCGCTTGTAGGGCGTGACGGCACCGTGAAAGAGTATATAAACGAGGGGGACTGGGCTATAAGCATAGTTGTGGGGCTGCAGGGCGTGCAGGACGGAGTAATGGCGGACGTGTGGCCTGATGCACAGGTGCGCGAGCTTCGGAAACTGCTGGAGACGAAAGAGGCGCTAAGGGTGCAGAGTTCGTTCCTGGATGTGTGGGGCATAAGCCGTATGGTGGTAAAAAGCATAAGCGCCACACAGCAGACCGACAGCAATTATCAGACCATGAGCATAAGCGCTGTGAGCGATGAGGACTACGAAATATTTTCAAACGACTACGAGGCACCGAAAGGGGCGGAATGA
- a CDS encoding terminase gpP N-terminus-related DNA-binding protein, with translation MATKKEREQQREHARLLFMQGEPQKSIAEKVGVSAQTITKWVADGGWEQSRAASNITRPELVNKLLNSINVLLEDLAADPSPEKTAAAADKLVKMSATIERLDKKTSVVDVIEVFMAFSKWLQYRMSFDPNVTPELLRTINHYHDLFISEKLKESF, from the coding sequence ATGGCAACTAAAAAGGAACGCGAACAGCAGCGCGAACATGCGCGCCTGCTATTTATGCAGGGGGAGCCGCAAAAGTCTATTGCGGAAAAAGTCGGGGTATCAGCCCAGACGATAACTAAATGGGTAGCCGACGGCGGCTGGGAACAGTCCCGCGCTGCCTCAAACATCACACGCCCGGAACTGGTTAACAAGCTCCTGAACTCTATTAACGTACTGCTCGAAGATTTGGCCGCCGACCCCTCGCCGGAAAAAACGGCCGCCGCTGCCGATAAGCTCGTAAAAATGTCCGCAACTATTGAACGACTTGACAAAAAAACTTCGGTCGTTGACGTGATCGAGGTATTTATGGCTTTCAGTAAGTGGCTGCAATATCGCATGAGCTTCGACCCGAATGTTACCCCGGAACTGCTCAGAACTATAAATCATTACCACGACCTTTTCATCTCTGAAAAGCTAAAAGAAAGTTTCTAA
- a CDS encoding peptidoglycan-binding protein produces MTTLKRGSRGAEVKTLQRKLHLMADGIFGPNTEEAVKELQKAKGLAADGIVGPRTWAALGVVSVKRKIDQIILHCTATPEGEEFSNAQIKAGHLARGFSDIGYHYVIGLNGELRPGRSEAIAGAHCTGHNTRSVGVCYVGGCPPRTVPNWNKKGKDTRTVAQRSTLERVVKDLLRRYPGATVHGHDEFANKACPSFDVKKWLMEVGIKQK; encoded by the coding sequence ATGACGACACTAAAACGCGGAAGCCGAGGCGCAGAGGTCAAGACCCTGCAAAGGAAATTGCACCTTATGGCTGACGGCATTTTCGGGCCAAACACCGAGGAAGCAGTCAAAGAGCTGCAAAAGGCCAAAGGTCTGGCGGCTGACGGCATAGTCGGGCCACGGACATGGGCAGCCCTGGGGGTTGTTTCGGTCAAACGAAAGATTGACCAAATCATACTCCACTGCACGGCCACGCCTGAGGGTGAGGAATTTTCCAACGCCCAAATAAAAGCCGGGCACCTTGCGCGAGGATTTTCGGACATAGGCTACCACTATGTTATCGGACTTAACGGCGAGTTGCGCCCGGGGCGTTCCGAAGCAATCGCCGGCGCCCACTGCACAGGGCACAATACGCGGTCAGTCGGTGTGTGCTACGTCGGTGGATGCCCGCCCCGTACAGTGCCGAACTGGAATAAAAAGGGTAAGGACACGCGCACGGTGGCCCAGAGGTCGACGCTGGAAAGAGTAGTAAAAGACCTGCTCCGGCGTTATCCCGGGGCAACGGTGCACGGGCATGATGAATTTGCGAACAAGGCGTGCCCGAGCTTCGATGTAAAAAAATGGCTCATGGAAGTGGGCATAAAACAGAAATAA
- a CDS encoding phage capsid protein gives MKRKFIKRVFGLVCMMLTAVAFNAAAGATVAYAIGCAPAVGAVAGNAVALAAGNFAPGGALRAGVLREIWTGEMIKAFRTAPEALGWMDRIRAYNQYVENDVIHFTEIGGDPAVLVNNTTYPLNITALTDADKPISLDKFDTEATPVTDDELHACSYDKMASVQERHRDALREKIAQKAIHGIAPDEKATGIPVIKTTGASDGTRLKMTFADILALKREFDKMGVPMQDRILVLCSDHVNDLLETEQKFKEHYNINQTDGKICRMYGFDIYEYDGTPYYTMSTGKKLAWGAVPASTDAKASVAFYAGRMMKAYGSTNFYYSESSKDPLYHRNLVNFRQWGICLPLTTTKCRAAIVSAPKA, from the coding sequence ATGAAAAGAAAATTTATCAAGAGAGTTTTCGGCCTTGTTTGCATGATGCTCACGGCCGTAGCATTTAATGCCGCCGCAGGCGCGACCGTGGCATACGCAATTGGCTGCGCCCCGGCAGTGGGAGCCGTAGCGGGCAATGCCGTAGCCCTTGCAGCCGGCAACTTTGCCCCCGGTGGCGCACTGCGTGCCGGAGTTCTGCGCGAAATCTGGACCGGCGAAATGATTAAGGCGTTCCGCACGGCGCCCGAGGCACTGGGCTGGATGGATAGAATCCGCGCTTATAACCAGTATGTGGAAAATGATGTTATCCACTTTACCGAGATAGGCGGCGACCCGGCCGTGCTGGTGAATAACACCACCTATCCGCTGAACATTACGGCTCTGACCGATGCCGACAAGCCTATCAGCCTGGACAAATTCGATACTGAGGCGACCCCGGTAACAGATGATGAGCTGCACGCTTGCAGTTACGACAAAATGGCGAGCGTTCAGGAACGCCACCGCGATGCCCTGCGTGAAAAAATCGCCCAGAAAGCAATCCACGGAATTGCCCCGGACGAAAAGGCAACAGGCATTCCCGTAATCAAGACCACCGGCGCAAGCGACGGCACACGTCTGAAAATGACATTTGCGGACATTTTAGCCCTTAAACGCGAGTTTGACAAAATGGGTGTACCGATGCAGGACCGCATACTTGTGCTGTGCTCCGACCATGTGAACGACCTGCTCGAGACCGAACAGAAGTTCAAAGAGCACTATAATATCAACCAGACCGACGGCAAGATTTGCCGCATGTACGGTTTCGACATTTACGAGTATGACGGCACCCCATACTACACGATGAGCACCGGCAAGAAACTGGCGTGGGGAGCAGTGCCGGCATCCACCGATGCAAAGGCTTCGGTTGCGTTCTATGCAGGCCGTATGATGAAAGCCTACGGCAGCACCAATTTTTATTACAGTGAATCGAGCAAGGACCCGCTTTATCACCGCAACCTGGTGAACTTCCGCCAGTGGGGAATCTGCTTGCCGCTGACAACCACCAAATGCCGTGCGGCAATAGTGAGCGCGCCCAAGGCATAA
- a CDS encoding phage protein Gp36 family protein, producing the protein MFLTVDDYRSVCDDYEFEQITENDDTRAVAEAAALEQIASYLRSRYDIARAFNAAGADRNPMLVQCAVNISLWLMVHRLPQNMGHERRECLYNDAIKWLRDVQASKSSPDLPIYESDTGEDTHNPVRFGSMTPNRYDY; encoded by the coding sequence ATGTTTCTGACCGTTGACGATTACCGCTCGGTCTGCGACGACTACGAGTTTGAGCAGATAACCGAGAATGACGACACCCGCGCCGTTGCCGAAGCTGCCGCCCTGGAGCAAATTGCCTCCTACCTCCGCAGCCGCTACGACATCGCCCGGGCGTTTAATGCTGCCGGCGCAGACCGCAACCCTATGCTTGTGCAATGCGCCGTTAATATCTCCCTGTGGCTAATGGTCCACCGCCTCCCCCAGAATATGGGCCACGAGCGCCGCGAATGCCTCTACAACGACGCCATTAAATGGCTCCGCGACGTTCAGGCTTCCAAATCGTCACCCGACCTCCCTATCTATGAGTCCGACACCGGCGAAGATACCCACAACCCCGTGCGCTTCGGCTCTATGACCCCAAACCGCTACGACTATTAA
- a CDS encoding phage virion morphogenesis protein — MLDPNKLKADILEDMRVELSDEFDRNFERKGFFSDKWKPRAHDYPRGSLLMVTGAMRRSTQGEVSGNGVRFTSSEPYTSLHNEGGTGFKQVKAHTRRSKKGKIYTVRAHQRRFNMPQRQFIGDGPDTQRIIRTVIDDNLKQFNLSLTQLLRK; from the coding sequence ATGCTCGACCCCAACAAATTAAAAGCCGACATTCTCGAAGATATGCGCGTGGAACTCTCCGACGAGTTCGACCGCAACTTTGAACGTAAGGGCTTTTTCTCTGACAAGTGGAAGCCCAGAGCCCACGACTACCCGCGTGGCTCACTCCTTATGGTAACGGGCGCTATGCGACGGTCTACCCAGGGCGAAGTCTCCGGCAACGGTGTGCGCTTCACATCCTCGGAGCCTTACACCTCGCTACACAATGAGGGCGGCACAGGTTTCAAACAGGTTAAGGCTCACACCAGGCGCTCGAAAAAGGGAAAAATCTACACTGTCCGCGCTCATCAGCGACGGTTCAACATGCCGCAGCGTCAGTTTATCGGCGACGGCCCGGACACGCAGCGCATCATCCGCACCGTTATAGACGACAACCTGAAACAGTTCAATTTGTCATTAACTCAATTACTACGAAAATGA
- a CDS encoding phage portal protein family protein produces MSNIITSIRDWLNRPTRAEVLSLARRAGSGRGLKITAQLLQQTDTLTKKDIQDWRSAHQMALDYLNPNRLRLYDIYADCALDAHLSGCIAQRKGKVAAKDFRLVGKDGKENTEATELLQQEWFADFLGLVLDSTYWGHSLIQLGDVITDDNGRMRYDAVELVPRKHVIPEYARVVINPGDDWHSGIPYREGDFANWCIEVGKPHDLGLLLKCACSCISKKNMLAFWDMFGEIFGQPMRIATTNSPDAAERKRVEDALENMGAAFWGLFPEGTNIEIKESSRGDAYNVYDKRVDRCNSELSKVVLNQTMTIDSGSSLSQSEVHLEIFERTTEADATMAAYVINGRLLPLMARHGFPVDGLRFVWNNAASYTPAEQREIERLLLEYYNIPAEYFTDKYGVAIDSPREAKTQPDRFFD; encoded by the coding sequence ATGAGCAATATTATTACAAGCATACGCGACTGGCTTAACCGTCCCACACGTGCCGAAGTCCTCAGCCTCGCACGTCGTGCCGGTTCCGGCCGTGGTCTGAAAATTACCGCGCAGCTGCTCCAGCAGACCGACACCCTGACAAAAAAAGATATTCAGGACTGGCGCAGCGCTCACCAAATGGCCCTCGATTATCTCAACCCCAACCGTCTGCGCCTGTACGATATTTATGCCGATTGTGCCCTCGACGCTCATCTCTCCGGCTGTATTGCACAGCGAAAAGGTAAGGTCGCCGCCAAAGACTTCCGGCTTGTCGGAAAAGACGGCAAAGAAAATACCGAAGCAACCGAATTGCTGCAACAGGAATGGTTCGCCGATTTCCTGGGGCTTGTCCTTGATTCCACCTACTGGGGGCACTCTCTTATCCAGCTCGGCGACGTCATAACCGACGACAACGGGCGTATGCGGTACGACGCTGTGGAACTCGTTCCCCGTAAACACGTCATACCCGAATATGCCCGCGTGGTAATTAACCCCGGCGACGACTGGCACTCCGGCATACCTTACCGCGAGGGCGACTTCGCTAACTGGTGTATTGAGGTAGGCAAGCCCCACGACCTCGGGCTGCTGCTTAAATGCGCCTGCTCCTGCATCAGCAAAAAAAATATGTTGGCGTTCTGGGATATGTTCGGCGAAATTTTCGGCCAGCCTATGCGCATCGCCACCACCAACAGCCCCGACGCTGCCGAACGCAAGCGCGTCGAGGACGCCCTGGAAAATATGGGCGCAGCGTTCTGGGGTCTGTTCCCTGAGGGCACCAACATTGAAATTAAGGAAAGCAGCCGCGGCGACGCTTATAACGTCTATGATAAGCGCGTTGACCGTTGTAACTCCGAACTGTCAAAGGTCGTGCTTAATCAGACTATGACCATTGATTCCGGTTCCTCGCTGTCCCAGTCCGAAGTCCACCTCGAAATTTTTGAGCGGACCACCGAAGCGGACGCAACTATGGCCGCCTACGTTATCAACGGCCGACTGCTCCCGCTCATGGCTCGCCACGGCTTCCCCGTCGACGGGCTCCGTTTCGTCTGGAATAACGCCGCCAGCTACACACCGGCCGAACAGCGCGAAATTGAACGCCTGCTCCTGGAGTATTACAATATTCCGGCAGAATATTTTACAGACAAATACGGCGTGGCTATCGACTCACCGCGTGAGGCTAAAACTCAGCCTGACCGTTTTTTCGACTAA
- a CDS encoding phage tail tape measure protein yields the protein MASVFDYIFNIGGNFTAQINGMSAAAGDFSAKAEVAESRGRSFAASLATFSYLKDVAQNVTDGISQLTGAGTKLDSQMHDLSAVAGVTGDSLKQIEGFARESAKTFGTDASVAVEGYKLLLSQLSPELGKYPDALREMGDCIQTTSKLMGNDGAAAAEVLTTAMNQFGVSMEDPTAAAATMAEMMNTMAAAGQAGSAELPSIAAALNQCGMAAKAAGVSFEETNAAIQVLDKSGKKASEGGVALRNVLGQLSKGRFIEKQAADELKAAGIDVVALGDSSKSLKERLEMLKPMLNDSALLSKFFGVENANAARALIQGTDALGDFTEKVTGTTSATDQAAIVMDSYAERQARVNQKIEDFKITLFQATGDFSLWVGTIGTALVPLAQLCPLIMGVGNLMLWVKNLNWASMWNWIRGAVYTSRIQMALMNRELVTGQFVSNGFLINITRATLAVVRFATVGIFNALKGLGALVLSFVTTGTASATFSGIASASFGAFATSARVACRAVSVAIMNIPVVGWVIAGITALVAIGVYFWNTSVKFRAVIKGLWAGFKAFFTGLKDLASKVFSAIGDLILACFKFDGQGISNALGKLKNAYSTYGSEIGKAFNEAYQAELKAGGEKDAAAEGKKASGAVAKAVPSVNSGGGAVGAPVGGTPKVDPVGGSLKSAGGSSAAASAGGDGGKIKNITINIEKLVEKLELHTTTLTEGTEQIRERVFEALMGALNDTQIATE from the coding sequence ATGGCAAGCGTATTTGACTATATTTTCAACATAGGCGGAAATTTCACAGCCCAAATAAACGGAATGAGCGCTGCGGCCGGCGACTTTTCGGCAAAAGCTGAGGTTGCAGAGAGCCGGGGCCGTAGCTTTGCCGCGTCGCTTGCGACATTCTCATACTTAAAAGATGTAGCGCAGAATGTAACGGACGGTATAAGCCAGTTGACAGGTGCAGGAACAAAACTTGACAGCCAGATGCACGACCTCAGCGCGGTTGCGGGTGTTACCGGCGATAGTTTGAAACAAATCGAAGGATTTGCGAGGGAGTCGGCAAAAACATTTGGCACTGATGCCAGTGTTGCCGTTGAGGGGTACAAACTGTTGCTCTCGCAATTATCGCCGGAACTGGGTAAATACCCGGATGCTTTGCGCGAAATGGGCGACTGCATACAGACGACCAGCAAGCTGATGGGGAATGACGGTGCGGCCGCCGCTGAGGTACTGACAACGGCAATGAATCAGTTTGGCGTAAGTATGGAGGACCCGACGGCAGCAGCGGCAACAATGGCCGAGATGATGAACACAATGGCGGCAGCAGGTCAGGCCGGCTCGGCAGAGCTTCCGAGCATAGCGGCGGCGTTGAATCAATGCGGAATGGCGGCCAAGGCAGCCGGCGTGAGCTTCGAGGAAACTAACGCAGCAATTCAGGTGCTTGACAAATCAGGTAAAAAGGCGAGCGAGGGAGGTGTTGCCCTGCGCAATGTGCTGGGCCAACTAAGCAAAGGCCGGTTTATTGAGAAGCAAGCAGCTGATGAACTGAAAGCCGCCGGCATTGATGTGGTGGCACTCGGGGACAGCAGCAAAAGCCTCAAAGAACGCCTCGAAATGTTGAAACCGATGCTGAACGACTCCGCCCTGCTGTCAAAATTCTTTGGCGTTGAAAATGCCAATGCCGCACGTGCGCTTATACAGGGCACTGATGCGTTAGGCGATTTTACGGAAAAAGTAACGGGCACCACCAGCGCGACAGACCAAGCAGCTATCGTAATGGACAGCTACGCCGAGCGTCAAGCACGAGTTAACCAAAAAATCGAGGACTTCAAAATTACACTGTTCCAAGCTACCGGCGATTTTTCGCTGTGGGTCGGTACAATCGGCACAGCTCTGGTGCCGTTAGCCCAACTTTGTCCGTTAATTATGGGTGTTGGCAACCTTATGCTATGGGTGAAAAATCTAAATTGGGCCAGTATGTGGAATTGGATCCGTGGTGCCGTTTATACCTCACGCATACAAATGGCGTTAATGAACCGTGAATTAGTAACTGGGCAATTTGTGTCAAACGGTTTTTTAATCAACATTACACGCGCTACGCTTGCCGTTGTGCGTTTTGCCACTGTTGGAATTTTCAACGCGCTTAAAGGACTGGGCGCACTTGTTTTGTCTTTTGTAACAACCGGCACCGCTTCGGCCACGTTCTCCGGTATTGCGTCGGCTTCATTCGGAGCGTTCGCGACTTCCGCACGTGTCGCGTGCCGTGCTGTGAGTGTTGCAATTATGAATATACCTGTCGTTGGCTGGGTTATTGCCGGCATTACTGCGCTGGTCGCAATCGGTGTTTATTTTTGGAATACGTCAGTAAAGTTTCGCGCCGTGATTAAAGGTCTCTGGGCTGGATTTAAGGCGTTTTTTACAGGTTTGAAAGACCTTGCAAGTAAGGTTTTTTCAGCTATCGGCGACCTCATTCTTGCCTGCTTCAAATTTGACGGGCAAGGTATTAGTAACGCATTAGGAAAACTGAAAAACGCTTACTCCACCTACGGCAGCGAAATAGGCAAAGCGTTTAATGAAGCATACCAGGCTGAACTAAAAGCCGGAGGCGAAAAGGATGCTGCGGCCGAGGGCAAAAAGGCTTCCGGCGCAGTAGCAAAGGCCGTCCCCAGCGTAAACAGTGGAGGCGGTGCAGTTGGTGCCCCGGTAGGCGGAACCCCGAAAGTTGACCCGGTGGGCGGAAGCCTCAAAAGTGCCGGAGGCAGTAGCGCGGCAGCGTCGGCCGGTGGCGACGGTGGGAAAATCAAAAATATAACAATCAACATTGAAAAGTTGGTCGAAAAACTGGAACTGCATACAACAACACTGACCGAGGGCACGGAACAAATCAGAGAACGTGTTTTTGAGGCCCTTATGGGGGCGCTTAACGATACCCAAATAGCTACGGAATGA